The nucleotide sequence CTTTGTTTGTGGCACTCATGtaaaaattttcgatttttattaGACTTCTTAGAAGCAACTTTGTACAACTTCAGAAAGATGAGAGTACAACAGTTAAAGGAAAATTTGAAGAAGCGGGATCTACCATTGCATGGTCTAAAACCATTGTTGTTAAAACGCCTCgaaaaggtttgaaaaaataagtttttggtagtttttttatgttctaatttaaatttatttcttagTTAAGATAAATAGTTAGGTTTTCGGAAAAAGAGGCAGCCTATCAGTGACTGCTTTCTCTCGATGCAGCAATGTAGTTATTTGGTGAGTCGTGTCTTcttaaaaattcatatttgtagcattacttgaaaattatttctGATAACAGGCGCTCCTGGCAGAAGCAGCTGAGGCTGCGACTGTTGAGAGTCAGCAGGAGGAAGAGGAAACGAAACATCAAGAACAGACTTCAAAAGATGACACACCAGTCAAAACAGAGGTGGAAGAACAGCAGGCTGGGGAAGAGACGTCAGCAAATATTCCACAGACACAagacaatagtggtatcgaaGGTGGTGGGTAGACAATTGTAAAATTATCAGAGAAAGTGTAGATTTTCGAGGACAGTTTCATATAATCTTGCAGTATAATCGTCAGAAATCAGTAAGATAGTATTGTGGTAAGAAATACCTACATCCATGATTTTATTGTTGTCTCTGCAAAACATCTTTATCTTCCAATCCAGTGCAGTTTTTATCCAGCGAAAATAAATATCAGTTTGATACAAAAGGCAATTAATTACGGTATATTCATATTGAGCGGTTTTACTGAAGCTTTGGATAAATTAGGTTGACTTGAAGATTAATATTTAAGATGAATCAGAATCTCTTAACTCAAAACTTTCTAGCTGTTATTATAAGAAATTCGAGATTTTATGAAGTGTAAATCATTTAGAGTTATTAATCAGACTTTTATCCTGGCTTTTCTTGTTGTTCCTATAATTGTACTGTTTGAGTGAAAGGTCCAGGTCTTCAAGTTTTCAATGGTGGTTGGTTGGTCAGCTGGTTTTTTGTTTGGCGACAATATATCATGGATGTTGgtatttctcatttttttattactttagcATAAGAGGATCAGTACGGGTCTGTTTTTCATTAGGAGGATTGAGAGCTTGCGCAAAAATCAGATTTAGAAGTAGTTGgttttttagaagaaaatagaaaaaatttatGAGTTGATGTGTCCATTGAAGGCTCTCATTTACGATTGAGAATcttataaaatttttgtttgcagatgacttaaaatttgaaaaattgaggGGGAAAAGGCAGACAACGTTCGTTTAACCAAGTTTACGCTAATAAAGTCTACTTACAAGCTTTGGTTTGATCGGTTGGCACATAGTGCTATCATTAAGAACACACTCGCCATCGCGTCTTACTAACTAACTCAACAAGTGCTGGTAACTGGAAGAGAGACCGTGTTTCATCATATCATCAAGCTATCTTATCACTTCTCCCTCAAGATAGATACGAAAATCATATCTTTTATTTGATCTGTTCTTGAATGTTCGTCTTTcgttaaataaatttattgacatTGAAGTGTTCTATTATTTAAGTGTAGATTCAGCTACGGTATTTATATTATCCTGTTTGCTGATGCATATTTGTCGTCGTGTTGTTGATGCACATTTTTTCGTTTATGCAGAGCTATCGAAGGCGCTGAAACTGACTTTGCATGAGTCTGACATAGAAGTGTCAAATTGCAAATCACAGTGGATTACAAAGAGAGAACTAGAACGAGAACTTCTTCAGGTATTTATGAGTATGATTCCTTTAATCTTCAAACTTGATTAGGATTTTCAATACCAAGAGTTTCTTCGATTCCAATATCTGGGTTAATTTGTGAATGAAGATATGATAAAAAAAGGTTTTTGTTCATCTTGACATAAGTAAAACTATAGTTTTGCACAGCAGGCATCTGCGAATTATAGTCCACGGGCTATCGCTGTAAGCAAAAATTTTGttctcaaaatcattttttttagctCTTTTGGGGTTACCCAGTCTAACataagttcaaaatatttgtgcCCCCAGATCTGAAAGATCTCTGAATGAGAACTAACTCTTTACATCGATATTTTGCAGTTGTGGTTTCCAATGTTTTACCCTACAGCTACCAGTAAGGCTCGAACAAAATTATTACTGGTATGGTGTAAGAAATGGTATAGAAAGAGCTATTGATGGCCAGTATCTATATTCTAAGATGAAAGGATATATCAATGTTATAGTTAACTATgtgtataatataatattgtgaATTTGTATGgattacaaaaataattgtcgAGTGAACAAtgttatattgatatataattCAGCTGGAGGGTGTCGAAACTGTAATAAGCATGGAAAAGGAACAAACTAAGATGGGGAAGAAGACAATCGTAGAATGGACAATCGAGCTCAATTTCAGAGGTGAATTTCCTAAAGACGGACTTAACTTCTGGATGGAATCACATCAACAACTGCCATTCCGTGCATCTTTGTCAGAAGAAGAATAATGAAAACAACTTGAAAAGTGTTTTCATCATGTTTGTAATCAGTCAAGAAGAGAGCCATCGTGGATTTCCAATTGCTGGACATTGCTGGTTTCACTTATTTTGATCAATAATTAATTGAGCTTGGTATTTTGTATTCTTTACTTTTATGATCTTCAAACACTCGATTCTGTCGAATTATGGAGTTTCTTCCTGATATAGTGAAAGCCAATTCAGATGACTGGCTATTTAGCTTCGGCAAGCAATCTTAATTTCTATTTCCTGGCATAAATATGAAATCTTGAATGAAATCTGCAGCAAAATGATGAATGTGCCATTTCTGTATCTTTCGTTAAAATGATAATCACAAATATTGGATTTCGCAAGGTGCCCCAATCGCAAAAATTATCGCTCAAAGCCTGtagttatttttcaataaatgacaGAATTGTTCTGTCAAGTGCTGAAAGCCTGAAACTTTGGTTCATATGCCTGTTGGGTGTGGTGTGAAACTAATAGTCAAGGCAGGAAAAAGGCCTGAGAGAGTTGCTTAGCTGTATGTCTAATATCTATTACCCATTAAGTCTTTGTTGCACCTATATGCTAAGCAGTCTTGGTAGCTTTTGCCATTTCTATAATCAGCCTTTTGCTCAGAATTGAATATATGTGCGCGTGACCTTGCTTTGTTAGAATTGGAAGAAGTGTGTGAGAAGATTGTTTGGCTCCTTGCTGTGGCAACACTCAATGGCTGCTTTATCGCCAGTCAAGCCTTCCCATAAACTTTTCTTACATATGCAATTGTCATAAAAAATATCCCAATAGGGATTTTTGCAGCTTAACCCTGATGTCAGGTTTCAGTATTTACAGGATTCTTACGAAggtaataaacgagaatatcggtcggagaccgaagacttaacgatcgaaactgcggtttcgattcatgactctatagtgacaccgcgtgtcccatcactgattatttgataactcgctaattatatgatataattcatccaaaatatgatgaatgcacatgcaaaatttggagcagattcaacctcgatttcgtgagatattgtgtgcatctaacagacaaataccttatcaaaatcgataagtaataatagtaGAGATCGATTGTAGATTAACATACAAATATAATAAGCCTCGACCCCATTGGTTTCGGGTTAAGATTATTCTATTTTCTGACAGGTGGTTCTTAGGGATTTTAACAATAGCAAATGTGGTTCGATATGAAGCCATCCTTAAACAATCAGCTTGTTGCTTTGAAATCCTGAACAATTCACAACAATGTATTTATGcgaatgtaatatatttatgataataCGAAGAAAGACTAGACTATAACGAGTAAATGATAATTGTTCTATAAACAGTGCTCATAGTCATTGCAACTAATGAAGAAAATCAAACAATTTAAAGCTGAATATATCAAGTGGATTTATGTTTCATCAAATATAGTTCTTTTGTTGAAACACAATAGTGAATAATAAGAGCCATGCCAACAAAGGAGTAATTTAGAATGCTGCctttgttatatttaatatcGAAATACGTGACTGGGAACTGTCACATTTGCTACTGAATCACATCTTAAACTAAGGGCGGGGACATGAATTTTATGACCAACGCTAAATCACAAACATCAATGATTTATAGCAGTAATATTTAACTACAACCAGTAAGTTGGTGAATAAATGCAAATGTTATTTTACATTTTAGCAAACTGGGTATTGTTAATATTAGATTTTGACTAATGTTAATGGCTTGGTTTGCCTACATCTTTAATGACAAAACATTATGTATTGACAAGTCATGACATATTTATTCATCATAAGCCTATCAAATATGGTTATGTGACTGAGCGGTTACAAAGTTGAAAATCATATTATACAGAACAGCTATGTATCATAACTTTGCTACAGACAAAGTTCAAATAAAAGAAACACTACAAGCAATAAAATCTCTAATGCgtctaaaatatattaataagaTTAAAAGCTGAGTGTCAATATATAAAAAGAGCCGTTTGAAATATAGGCAAAGTATTTAATTGATGAATCTTATATTTGTGCTGGGTATATTGTATTAGGCAGTATatgacattttttgaaatattaaaaacaagttCAGACACttgcaacaacaaaaaaaatcaaaacaataatttgagTACGTCTTGTGATATTAATAACAAGCTAATGCAACATAATTAagtatttaaaattgcaaaagaaaGAAAATGACCACAGCTGgagcaaatattaaataatcagCAAATGTAAATAACCAGCAAATATAAACCTGTTCAAtctgagaaattttttttaattggtaGTTTTATACATTATGTCTGAGTTACATTCAGATTGCAAAACTGTGTAGATTTGAGGgttaaaaaaacatattttgaacTTATTGTTAGATTACCCataaatttacatttaaaacTAGCACAGCGTATAATAATCTCATTGCCGTATATGTAAAAGTGTACATTTGAAGAAAACGCTAAAAATCctcataaaacaataaaaaaaacttcagacacaaataaacaaattattcaGAACGGCAAGGATTGGTTACAAGGTGAGGAAATATTTCTTTGTAAACATTtcgataaaatatatatcgttaGCATTAGAGATTACAGTTTTACTTCACCTTCTATTCTGCAGGTCAACCACAAGGTTTTTTAAACAGTTTACGATTACGAAACACATTTCTCTAACTAGTATCAACATTTTCAAACATGATTCTAATGCATTTATTGATTATATTAAAAGCACCtgatagtatatatatatatatactggatCAATAAACCCTTGATATCAAGAAGTGATCTGTGATATATTGTGTATGCTTAGGAATGAAAATCAATTATTGTGCAAGAGTGACAGacacaaatcaaaaatattctgagaataaatttgtatatattataagACATCATTTTCTGAGATATAATCACCTTTTTTGTTAATTAAGGAAGCACCCAGGGCTATGAATATAAATTCTTGTGGTGGGTGCTTCTGGTTACAGATGGTGGATAGATTAATCAACCTATAAATATACTATTTAGTGAATAAAATAGAAGTATGGGCCAAATGAATTTTGCAACAGCTATTTGGCTATGGGATTGTTTTTGCATGAAAATTGCCATTTCCATTTATAGCCAGGTCAAATACAACTTCTGTCATATATAACAGGTGATAAACCAGGACAAACATTGAAATTAACTAAGGGGAAACTTCAGTCTCACCAATCTTGTTAGAAACACCTTGACTGGATATACTACTCTGTGCATTTTCTGAAGAATTCTTTTTTACCTCTACTCGTCTCGTGGATGAGTAACGTTTTGCATCGTGAGCATTAACGGCATCAGGGATACTCAAACCAGAGAGAGAAACAATGTTTGACAGCTCTTTCAAAGAACTGACCAATTTCAACTTGCGACTAAATTTTGTGCTAATGAAAGGTCTAAAAAATGTAATAAGAGCACGCATATACCATGAAGGATGAACTAAAAGCAATTGTTTTAAACTTTTACGCAATCGCCGATGGATCATTTTGTAGCAACGTTTAAGCCAAGCAAACCTCGGTACATTTCTTCGTTTACAACCGCTATTAAAGAAAACGATCATGTATTCCTCCGCTACAAGCAAGTCAAGGGTACTCActacatataaaaataaattgtccaTGATATAGTCATAGTCAGTTTGATTGCAATCTGGTAAATAACAAGCTGAAAATACCACAATAGCATTGAGGCCTTCACCATAATACCCTCCGTGAGACAACACTTGTTTATAAGGAATGATAGCAGTAAGATCCATTTTAAATTCTTCGTCGCCTATAATCACAGTGCGATATACTTCAGCATCAACAGCTCCCATTTGTTCTGATACAGCTAATTTATTAGAAATAGAATTGTCTGAAAATATAGGTGTGTCATTATCCCATTCTAAGTCAACTCCAACAAGTCGTCTTGGGGAATCAGAGGGTGAAGACTCCATATCATCGGGCGTTGTAAGTTCATCAGGAGTTGGTAATCCATCGATGGACAACTCTTCAGAATCAAAAGTCTGAGATAAATCCTGATCAGGAGATAATTGAACACTGATTTTCTTTTTCGTCAATGATTTATCACCAAATTGTAGTGAATCAGGTTTAGCGGGAATACCAAATTTAAGACCATCATTTTTCATATTAGCTCCGCCACTTGAACATAATAAATCATCGTCTTGCCATTCGTCATTCAACTCTATCGCATTATTAAAATCTTCTTCTGTATATGGAGAATTGAAATTTCTTACATTTTCCTCTCTCTCATCATCTGCAACCTCTTCTTGCATCGTTGAATCAACTCCTTCGGCCATTTTTCAAGTTATCCAAAAACGATAGAGATTCTAATCAGTGAATAGTCCCAGTCTTCATTACAGCATTATGGTTATAACTGCtgaactgcaaaatacaaaaataccgtaatgatattgctatggagacgaatggtaccggtaccgcagcCAGGAAGTGCATGACCAGctgagagagagagatttatttccacaaacaatGAACTGACCAAACGGTCAAACccatacggtaccggtaccggtaccgtaccggtatccaGGTCTGCAGGTATTCAGTTTTGACCTAAGACCGTGCAAATACAGTTAGTCTATATTTGGAATCACCATGTTCAGATGTTACAGTGAACAACACAGTTATATGTGTTTAACCGGGTGACCGCAAGGTTAGTGTGGCTTACTACAGTCTACTACAGTACGGTACTAACTCGTCTGATTGCTGACAGTGCTGAGCTGACGAAAATCAGCTGACATTTTTTTAATTCGACACAGGTTTGCCAGATAGCCTATGCAGGTTATAAAACATGAATTTAATCGCCCTGTCGCTCTAGTGAAAAATTTCACGatctattttgttttcaataccCATAATAAAAAATGTCACGCATATATGCAGgctatattcaattttttaccATAATCAAAGACAATCTAAGAAAGTGATCGCCTACAGATAAAATGCTTCAGTGGAGAGTGGATTTCAGTTAGATTTTGAAGTTTTTATACGatagtttttttattcattacttatcgatctcgatcggtaagtatgttgataggtagaatctgctccaaattttgtatgcgcattcatcatatctcggaccagaagcctattgattttggataaattatgttgtataactagcgagttattaattaattgaaGATGCGGAAGATCGAtgagtcggcggtctctgatcgctatctcgtttttcaattagacactttcgtatgttacgcgatatctcacgaaaacgaggttgaatctgctccaaattttgcatatgcatccatcatatctcggaccagaagcctattgattttggatgaattatgtcgtataatcatttaataattaattagtgattagacacgcggtgtcgctattgagtcagagcgaaaaAATCGAGACCtgagtttctgttttgggggatccctcATGCAGAAGATCGATAATTCAGCGGTCGCCGATCGCTATATAGTTTTTAGCATTACCAGATATTTTCACCGtgttcccccgaaaataagactgggtcttagtTCAATTGTCCTCTAAAAATAACACTAGCGTTTATTTTttgggggggaggggggggtgtcttatatttttaatttatcaaaaacaaaattacaacatgaagaattacgagattttcaaatatacaaaatatgaaaacccttACCATTAACTCATAAATAATAAGTTTTTGtctaaaataactgcaaaacatagaatagagtatcaatcatttaaaacgtgtaggaaaGATTTTTTGTATCGACAGAATACTTTAGACTttagagcagcggttcccaaatgTGGGTCGCCCagggaatcttagtgggtcgtgaaaagatgtagagggctttggttaattatactgattattaggatcggtggcgattcgaatacgtaaatcttcataaaaaaataagattaaattgaattcaaatcctaatctgtgaaagtttccttttaaCGATCTTCTCAAGgcaacaaaaatttgctacacaaagaatggccatgtggcttttttacgcatagcagttttgtacactgtgcagcacttcttaccgtgtttccccgaaatttagacaggatttagatttattttcttttgaagaataacactatgattggtcaatttatcaaaaataaaattacattgtagaaaatcacaagattttttactaaacATATATAAACatacatccattgtttttatttgtatttcatatacaaaaatcaagtgacaaatatcataattgtgatatcacacaatcttgaatagtggtggccaatgaacctttcctctcccacacattttaaatttattttaagggtagggtttaattaaaatcattttgaaaattcaaaatattatattattttcaggccaggtcttcattTCTAGAAAAAAccttttgcgatgattagccattgctgtgttgtgtcataaaaataacaaaaagaaaattaaagttaagtaagttgccataagctgtggtaataaatagtcgGTCCCAAGTCCCAACTCTGAAAAGTTTGGGGGACCACTGCTTTAGACGATACTAGGATACTATAGAGACCCTTATGCCTGGAATCGTTTTGCCACTTAATTCATACCACTTGCACTGTTTAGGTAATAAAAATCAATAGAtcgaaaaaaattgaacatcATTCATCATTATCCTGGTCTTGCTAATTAGGCATGTATGAATTTGTTAATTTGCTGGATTTATGAAAATAGGATTCGTGTAAGGCCTAATGGCGTGTCCCATGAACGCAAGATCGCATTTGTTGCCTCGACAGTTCAGGAGAAACGAACGGTGAATTGAGTTTCTGCGTCTTTGAGTAACAGATGGTATGTACCTCATTATGCATAATTTGCACCTTTGCATGGTAAATAAAGATCTATTGAAACGGCTCAGTGAAGCATTTGCGAGGTGGAGTCTACTATGGAAGTGTCAGCTTACGATTTGTATTTGTTGATGAGCATTGTTGTTCCATCAATAGCGTGGAACGCCTTGTCGCTGAAAGTTCAGATacacaaattgaaaaaacttgCAAATTGGTTCATGTGCTTCATTATTATCACcgatttttttgttatatttgtgAGCCTGTTTCACGTCGCATATTCTTTGACTTGTCGTAAAACCGGTTCATGCTTGAAAATACCAAAGCAAGCGACGAGAAATTTCAATTACACGTCATGGCAGGAGGATACCGTAAATATTGCTGATTACCAAGCTTGCGGCATGAGAGTTATATTAGAATTTATTTACGACTTCACTAGTACAATCATGCCGTCCATTGGAGCCAGTCAACTTTGGACATTGATCTACCTAATGGCAAAACCGAGGACCTCAAGCAATTCAAAGTATCGATGTTTCGCTGGACAAAAGCGAAGTCTTTTTCTTGTGGTTCCTTTTTTAGCAAATACGGTTGAATACGTTGCAACAATTTATTTGAGTCGATCGAATTATATCACCCTGGATACGATGTGGTTGATACAATTTTCTTTACGTGTTTCATTAGGATTCATGTTCTCACTTCTTCCAGCTATGTTTCTCATAGGAATTGTATGCATGAGGTAATATTTGCATCATAATCTAAATCAAATAGGAAATTTAATCTAATTTGAGAAAGTAACAAAATGgcataatttagaaaaatttgagCTCAAAACAAGTTACACATGCAATTAAATACATTATTATTGGCGGGAGTTTGAATTTTTTGACACCTAAAATAAGCACCTTATTTTGTATGCCAGCCTGGAATAGTTATACGGATGCCTATTTCAAAATCTAGAGGTTTATAAATCACAGGCGTGTGGAATCGACACAAATTTACCTTGCTTGTATTTCACGTTAACAATTCCTAAAATTCCACATATTGACAGGTTTTACCTAtccaactttttatttttaaggtGGATACATTCTCCCGTTGTTCCTAAAACTCTCACCACAACGAAAATTAAAAGAAGTGTTTCGATGCGTCAATCCAGCTCACCGGTACCACTTTCTATGAAAAAGCGACTCAGAATCAAATTCTACAGAAAGACTTCTGTTGTTTGGTCGGAAAATACCTTTTCAATTCTTTACACAATAGCAGGTGATTTAAATAAACTCCTAACATCTGAATGCtcaataatttgaatgtttCCATGGATTGACAAAATCAGTTAACGAGGAGATGCATTCTGTTCCTAGTTAACTTTTATTGCATGGATTCGAGGAGTATGattatttcttgtttttatatcaaattcaCATTAATAACTTTTATGAAAACGTTGTAAAATACTATTTTACATGAAGTTCATCCTCATTTTCGATCAGAGATATAATAtgctgaaatttaaaaaaacttgaagGTTTTTTCGAATGCCCATCTTACTAATTTCTTGCATCTCAGGAGAGATCACCAACTCGGCTAAAAGCGTCTTCATACGAATCTAGATCCACAAACGTTTGTCTGTGGTTTGGCTTTGGTTTGGTTAAATATGTCAAATGGCGTTGATTCATTGATATATCTAGAATATTCTACCAAAACTGACCTTCCAAACATCTCATCCCTGATGTATATGTTACCTTCTTTGAATTCATTTCTTTTCTGAATTGCCAAAAtaattctaattatattattagtTCGATCGTTTtcaacaattaaaaaatatataccgtaagtttaaatataatttagacAGCCGCTGCTTTTATATTTCCTCGGATTTTCTCATAAGTCCATGCATCGTCTTATTTTACTCTGAACTTTGCtgttttggaaaaaattacGACATCGCGCCCAATTTTAATCAATCGTTTTGTCATGGCGATGCTCGacgaaaaatgtatttttaccGGTATCGCAGTCTGGACTTCTGTTCACTGTTGCCTTTTAAAAGTCGTTTCATATTTTTAGCATTGTCGATTATATTCTGGGTGCCCGTTCATATACACTCCGTTATCGACATGGGAGTAAATATACCTTTTAACGTCATTGTGAGTATCAACCTATGCACTTTGCTGCGCCCGATGACAATTTATTGCATGAGCAACAAATGGAGAAAAGACCTGAAACAAGCAGCAATGCCTGTCATAAAATTTCGAAACATTGTACATCGACGAGTCaggtataaaaaaataattaatacgctataaatatatgaacttttttatacaattttattataaCTGGAATTTTCTTggaaattaatatatatatgtactacTGCTCAATTCAGAGATTGTGCATTTTGAATAATTCATTAATTCTTTTGTTTATGTAATTAGGAAAAAATACATTAgagtcaataaatttcaaacagcaatgttataatttatattttagcaAAGAAACACAAGAACCTTCACACTATCACGTGACACCACTACCTATCATCCCAATAAAATTGGTGCCAAGAGAACCCTTGGTAGATCAAGGTGAGTAAGATTTGGACAAttcttttaaaaattcaatttgaccCGAAAGTCGTGCGTCCTTGCCGCCGGTGGTGGTAAGATATATTGCATAAAACGCTTTCAATCTTCTCTATTGAGGCGGAATTAAAATACTTTAGGGCATAAAGTTTATGCAACTAAACTCTCTCAGATTATTTTATAACTTACGTTATTAGAACAATAATTGAATATCGCCTTTTTTAAGACTGTACGGTTTTTGAACGACGCCGATCGTGTTTTGGGAGCATTGTTTCTACAGAAAAATCATTTCTTGTCCGACCAAACAACAAAATTGCTCCATGTATTGAAGAGTGATACAAACTACAAACTTGCGATATCTTGTCTTATTTTACTATACTGCACATTGTATGTATAATTTGTCTTTAAGTATGTATTGTTGTGATTTGCACTTGAAACACACGTCAATGCACTACACTGTGGGATCTTATAGCACATTTGACCATATTGAACTATCCACTTTGAGTTCCTACAGCAAAATCATGGTGTACTGCTTTTCATTGCTTATTTATTCAATCGTATTAATATAATTACCAATATTAGTATTTATTCTACATCTATTCTCTCACAGATTTGCATGTACTTTTAGCCACGCATCGTGGGTTGATGGTGTTGACTAAGTTTATAACagaaaatatgtttaaaaatgcaaccaatttatcataatattttaGAGTGATTTACTTTAGTAAACGTAAAAGAGTTACATGGAGTCATTAACCAAAACTAGCCAGTCGTTTTTGCTTGTTTGTACACTCTTCACactt is from Styela clava chromosome 9, kaStyClav1.hap1.2, whole genome shotgun sequence and encodes:
- the LOC120339752 gene encoding protein prune homolog 2-like codes for the protein MAEGVDSTMQEEVADDEREENVRNFNSPYTEEDFNNAIELNDEWQDDDLLCSSGGANMKNDGLKFGIPAKPDSLQFGDKSLTKKKISVQLSPDQDLSQTFDSEELSIDGLPTPDELTTPDDMESSPSDSPRRLVGVDLEWDNDTPIFSDNSISNKLAVSEQMGAVDAEVYRTVIIGDEEFKMDLTAIIPYKQVLSHGGYYGEGLNAIVVFSACYLPDCNQTDYDYIMDNLFLYVVSTLDLLVAEEYMIVFFNSGCKRRNVPRFAWLKRCYKMIHRRLRKSLKQLLLVHPSWYMRALITFFRPFISTKFSRKLKLVSSLKELSNIVSLSGLSIPDAVNAHDAKRYSSTRRVEVKKNSSENAQSSISSQGVSNKIGETEVSP
- the LOC120339749 gene encoding uncharacterized protein LOC120339749: MEVSAYDLYLLMSIVVPSIAWNALSLKVQIHKLKKLANWFMCFIIITDFFVIFVSLFHVAYSLTCRKTGSCLKIPKQATRNFNYTSWQEDTVNIADYQACGMRVILEFIYDFTSTIMPSIGASQLWTLIYLMAKPRTSSNSKYRCFAGQKRSLFLVVPFLANTVEYVATIYLSRSNYITLDTMWLIQFSLRVSLGFMFSLLPAMFLIGIVCMRWIHSPVVPKTLTTTKIKRSVSMRQSSSPVPLSMKKRLRIKFYRKTSVVWSENTFSILYTIAALSIIFWVPVHIHSVIDMGVNIPFNVIVSINLCTLLRPMTIYCMSNKWRKDLKQAAMPVIKFRNIVHRRVSKETQEPSHYHVTPLPIIPIKLVPREPLVDQDCTVFERRRSCFGSIVSTEKSFLVRPNNKIAPCIEE